The stretch of DNA CACGACCTGCGAGTTCGCTTCGATCCCGAGCGCTACGGAATCTCCGCGGAAGACACCGTCCGCCTGCGCGTGCTCGTCCCCACCTCCAACCTCCGTCTGCGGCTGGACGACGCTTTTCAGGTGGCCTCCGTCACCTCGCGGGAGGGGGGCAACCATCTGTTCTTCCGCGTGCGTGACCAAGGGAGCCTGGTCGTATCCCTGGGCCCGTTGTCCGGGGTCCTGGGGGAGGTCGCCCTCACCGTGCGCTACGCGGGCATCCACAACCCCGCCCCCATCGACCAGGAGCTGCTCCAGACCGGGAAGCCCACGGCCGACACCGAGGAGCAGAATGTACGGATTGAGACCGCGGTCGTCTACACGAACCGCACCGCCTGGTACCCCCGAAACAACAACGACAACTACGCCCGGGCCCGGCTCCGATTCGACGTGCCCGTCGGCTTCTCCGTAGTCACGGGGGGAGAGAGGGTCTCGGCGCGGGTGGAGGGAGCCCGCACCCGCCTGGAATACCGCCAGGAGCAGCCGGGCAAGTACATCACCGCCGCCGTGGGGCGGTTCGACGACGTCGGCATGCGACAGGACGGAGACCTGGTCGTCCGCGGGTTCGGGCTCCCCCGCACGCGCGGGATCGCGCGGGAGCTGCTCCCCCTGGCGCAGGACATCCTTCGGTTCTTCGCGGAGGAGTTCGGGCCCTGTCCCTACTCGTTTCTTAACCTGGCCGTCTTGGAGGGCCAGACCCCGGGGGGCCACAGCCCCCCAGGCATGGTCCTCATGCAGGATCGGCCCTCCTTCTTACTCAAGCACGGGCTCCGGGACGACCCCGCGAACTTCAGCGACGTGCCCGGCTTCTTCCTCGCCCACGAGCTGGCCCACCAGTGGTGGGGGCAGGGGGTGGCTGGTCAGAACTACCGCGAACGCTGGCTCTCCGAGGGGGCGGCACAGTACGCGGCCGCCCTGTGGGTGCGGCGGAGCCGGGGCGAGGAAGCCTTCCGCGCCCTGCTCGCGCGAATTGGCCGCTGGGCCCTGCACCACAGCGCTCAAGGCCCCATCAACCTCGGCCACCGATTGGGCCACCTCCAAGGAGATCCGCAGATCTATCGAGCGGTGGTGTACGACAAGGGGGCCTACGTGCTCCACATGCTCCGCGCCATCGTGGGGGACGAAGTCTTCTCGCGGGCCATGCGCCAGTTCCAGGCCCAACACCGCTACGCCAAGGCGGGTACCGACGACCTGCGGGAAGCGCTGGAGACGGCCAGCGGGAAGAACCTGGAGCCTTATTTCCGGGAGTGGGTTTACGGCACCGCGCTCCCGGTGCTGCAGGTGTCCCACCGAACGGAGAAGACGGCGCGGGGATTTCGCACCACCATTGAGGTCCGCCCCCGCAACCTTCCCGGGCCGGTGCCCCTCCAGATCGGCGTCACCCACGAGGGCGGCCGGGAGTCGCTCACGGTCACCTTGTCTCCCGAGGGCGGAAGCTGGACGGTGGAATCGGCGAGCGCCCCGCGCAGGGTGGAAGTCAACAGCGACCTCACCCTGCTCGTGCAGTTGGAGCGGGGCTGAGGGCCGGACGGGAACCTACCGGTAGAAATTCTTCCGGCCTTCGTCCTCGAGATCGGCCACCGACTGCTGGGCCGCCGCCAGCTGCTTCTTGGTGTCGTCGAGCAGACTGAGCAGGGTGGCGCGCCGGCTGGAGTAGACGCCGCCGCTCATGTCGTTGAGGTCCAGCTGGATCTTGTCGATCGTCTCTTGGAGAACAGTCACCTTCTTGTTGGCGGCCTCCACTCTCTTTCTCCAGGCCGCGCTCTGCTCCGCCTTGACCTCGTCCTCCGTCTTTTGCTTCGCGGTGGACTTGCCGGTCTCGCCCGGCTTTGCGGTAGAGCTCCCGCCGGACGCCGTTTCCGTACTGACCGAGCCTCCACCGCCCCCACGCAGGTCGTCGTCCGAGAAGCTCTTGCCCTTCTGGGCGGCCTTCCGCCTCTCTTTTTCCTTGGCCGCGGCCTCGGTCAGGCTCTGCCCGGGAGACGGCGGGGGAACAAGGAGAAGCGCGATCGTCGCTAGGGCCACAGCGTAAAAGACGCGCATGACGACCTCCTACAGAAAACCTTACGGATTATAGCCCAGGGGAGAGCCGGGCGGGATGCGTGTAGTGCCCGGGATCACTTTGGCTGGCGGTGGTCGTTCGGGCGAAGCGGGGTGCCTGAGGACGCCCGTGTGCTATCGTCCTCGTCGGGGGAGGGGAGGCGAGCTACCACCGCCTCACGGGGAGGGGGGCCTCTGGTCGTCGGCCTCGGAGTGGACCTGGTAGAGACCGCCCGCGTGGCGCGGTCTCTCCAGCGTTGGGGGGACCGCCTGGTCCGTAAGCTCATGACCCCCGAGGAAGCGGCGCGCCTCCCGGCGGGTCCGGACCGCGCGCGAGCGTTGGCCCTTGCCATTGCCGGCAAGGAGGCAGCCAGCAAAGCGATCGGCACAGGCTGGAGCCGGGGGGTACGGTGGCGGGACGTGGTGGTGAACCTCGGACCCCCGCCTTCGGTCGACCTCCAGGGCCGAGCGGCAGACGTGGCCCGGAGCCTGGGCGGCAGCGGTCGCACCCGCACCAGCCTGGAGGTCCGCGGCCCCCTCGCCGTCGGTCAGGTCCAGCTGCTCTCGTGACCGGCCCCCCGCCGAACCCCGCCTGGCGGCGCAATCTGTACGTGATGACCGCCACGGTCTTCGTGGTCTACACCGCCTTCGCCTTCGTTCTCCCCTTTCTTCCCCTTTTTGTGCGGGAGCTCGGGGTCCCCGACCGGGAGCGGGCGGCTCTCTGGGCCGGAGTTCTGATCGGAATTGCACCGCTTCTCGCCGGCCTCCTCGCCCCCCTCTGGGGCCGGCTGGCTGACCGCTACGGCCAGAAGCAGATGGCGCTGCGGGCCCTGCTTTCCTACGTCGTCCTTCTTGCCTTGTCGGCCGCGGTCGGCAACGTCTGGGAGCTGTTCCTCTGTCGCGTCGGGATCGGCCTCTTTGGGGGCATCGGCCCCTTGGGGTTGGCCATGGCCACCGCTCTCGCGCCCCGCGAGCAGACGGGCCGGGCGGTGGGTCTGGTCCAGGCGGCCCAGATCCTCTCCGCCGCCTTCGGACCCTTTGCCGGCGGCTTCCTGGCCGACACCATCGGCGTGCGCCGCACCTTCCTGGTCACGGCGATGCTCTGCGCCGTCGCGGTCGGCCTCGTCGCTCTCTACTACCGGAATCCCCCCCTGCCCGCGCCCTCCGGGGTCGATCCCGTGGCCGGCCCCGCGTTCTTCAGCCTCCTCAAGCTGCCGGGCGTGCCCGCCCTCATCTTCGTGCTGTTTCTCGTCAGCTTTGTGGGCCGCTCGTTCACCCCCATCCTGCCGTTGCATCTGGAGCGGCTGGGGGTGCCCGCAGCCCGGCTCGCGTCCTCTACCGGAGCCTTGATCGCGGTCTATTCCCTGGCGGCCGCGCTCTCCGCGACCCTCCTCGGCCGGGCCACGCGCCGGCTCTCTCCCCGCCAGTTGCTCCTGGCCAGCCTCGCCGGCGGCGCCCTGGCCGTGGCGCCCATGGTTATGGTGCCTTCTTTCCGCGGGTTCCTGGTCCTAGCCGTCCTGCTAGGTCTCGCCTCGGGGGGGGCCCTCACCCTCTGCTACACGATGGGCGGCCTCATGGTGCCGGGGGAAGCCAAAGCCACCGCCTTCGGCTTTTTCTCCGGCGCCGCCCTCTTCGGAGGCGCGGTCTCCCCCTCCGTGGCGGGGCTCCTGGCCCACTGGAATCTCCTCGGGATCTATTGGATTGACAGCGCGCTGTTCGCGGCCCTCGCCTTGGGTCTGCTGGGGGGCCTGGGAAGAGTCGGCGCTCCCCCTATATCGCCGGCGCCGCGGGCGTGATCGAGCTGGCCGCGATCACCCGGTTCCGGCCCGCTTGCTTGGCGGCGTAGAGCGCGCGATCCGCGGCGGAGATGAGGGCCTCCGCATTCTGCCCATCCGTGGGCCAGACCGCGGCCCCGAAGCTCGCGGTCAAGGAGATCCTCGCCCCCTCGAACACCAGGCGGTGCTGCTGGATCGCGTCCCGGGCCCGCTCCGCCAGATGAAGGGCACCCGCCTCGTCGGTGCCGGGGAGGATGACCACGAACTCCTCGCCGCCGTAGCGCGCCGCCTGGTCGCCTTTCCGCAGGTGCTGCACGAGGACCCGGGCGGTGCCCCGGAGAGCCGCGTCCCCGGCGGGATGGCCATAGGTGTCGTTGAGCTTCTTGAAGTGGTCGAGGTCGAGCAGGATGAGGGCGAGGCGGCCCCCCTGCCGCTCTTCCCGGGCCAGGGCCTGGACGAGCAACTCGTTGAAGGCCCTCCGGTTGTAGAGGTTGGTGAGCCCGTCCCGGACCGCGAGCTCCTTCTGTTGCTCGCGGTCTCGGATGAGGGAGAGGGTGGCCGCAGCTTGGTTGGCCAGGATCCCGAGCACGCGGTGGGAGGTGGCGTCGAAGGAGCCGCGGGCCCCGGTCAGGATGAGGGCGCCCAGGGTGCGGTTGCGGGCCTTGAGGGGGACAGCCAGGAGGGAGGCCGCCCGGACCGCTCCCTCGTCCAGGACCAATATCGGCATGCGCTCCCCATGGTCCGCCAGGTCGTCGAGGAGGTAGGGATCCTCCGCGCTGCGCAGGACCCAGGCCGCCCACGTGCGCTCGGAGAGCCCCACCTCCCGCTGGGCAAACTCGGTGGCCCAGCCGAAGCACTCCTCCACGACGTACCGGGTCTGCAGCTCGTCGGACATCACCACCGCCGCTCCCTCCAGGGCGACCAGGTGCCGCGCCGAGCGCAGGAGCAGCTCGCGGACCTCGGACTCGTTGCTGATGGTGGCCAGCTTCTGCGAGATTGGGTACACGGCTTTGAACTCCGCGTCCAGCTCCTCGCGGCGGAGCGAGGCCCGGGTGCGAACGATGGCCTCCGCGGCCATCCCCGCGAACGACTCCAGCAGCCCGGGCTCCCCTCCCGTGAAGCACTGGACCTCCAGCCGATCCGCGATGAGCACCCCCGCCACCACCTCCGCCATCCGCACCGGCACCGCCAAGAGGGAGCCGATTCTCACCTCGCCCCGATAGTAGGGGAGAGCCCAGAGCAGCCGCTTGAAGTCGGTGGCGTAGAAAGCCTGACCACGCTCCAAGATGAAGGAGAAGGGGTCGGTGGAAAGGGGGAGGGCGCTGTCCGTCACCAAAGAGGGCGGCCCCTGCGCGGCCCGCAGGTAGGCCACCTCGCGCTCCCGGTCCACGTCGAAGTAGAGAACGGCGTGGGCGCCCAAGGCCTCGTGGGCTACCCGCACCACTCGGGCCAGGGCCTCGTCGAGCTCCACGGCCCGGTCCATCTGACGGGCCCGCCGCCCCTCCTCCGACACCTGGCGGAGGGCGTGGGCGGCGGTGTGGGGGCGCACCGCGGCCGCCCCCGGCTCGAGGTCGTCCAGCTGGTCGATGCCGTGCTTGAGCCGGGCCAGCTCGGCCTGGGTGGCGGAGAGCCGCCGCTTCTCCCCGAGGAGGGCCCGGTTCAGGGCCAGCACCAACGCGGCGTAGCCAAGGCCGGCGGCGGCCGCGGGTCGCCAGACCGCGAAGTGCGTCGTGGCCGCGTCGGCGGCGGTCAGGAGCGTAGCGAGAGCGGCCACGCCCAGGGCCACCGGCAGGGTTTCCGCGACCGCCACCGCGCCCACGAGCAGGACCAGCAGGGGCCACACCGGCCAGCCGAGCGGAGCCAACAGCTGGCCGAGGGCGTCCGTGCAGAGGGTGAGGAAGGCGTAGAAGGCGAGCGGTTCCGACTTGCCGTGGCCGCGCAGGCTGGCCAGGAGCGCGGTGCCCGCGACCCCCAGCCCGAGACCCAGGCTGACGGCCAGCCGGAGCCTTGGGGAGGCGTGGGGCCCCAGGGGGCGCAGGAGGGCCGCCGCCGTCATGATCCCGGCCAGGGCCAAGGCCACTTGGCCCGCCCTCCAGCGCACGCGGATGTCCACGATCGGACCTCCGCTCGGCGTGTCTGGGGACGCGTCCTGCTTCGCTTTCCCGGAAGTCAGGCGCCCGGCTCCGACTCCCGACCGAGCACGAGGGCGTAGGCCAGCAGGTCCTGCTCGGTCAGGCCCAGACGCTCGAGGTGAGAGTAATAGTTGCGGACACCGTCCAGGTGCTGAGAGACCAGGGCCTTCTTCTCCCGGACCCCCTTGACCAGTCGCAGCAGCACCTGCACCAGGCGGGGAGTTATCTGCACCCCCCCCGCCTGCAGCTCATCCTTGTGCCGTTCCAGGATCGCCTCGATGGCCAGGGCCCCCGAGTGCTTCCCGAAGAGGAATCGGAGGTGCCCCCCCACGGACTCCGGCTCGATCACCTGGTAGATGGCGGGGTGGATGGTGATCCCCGCCGTGTGGATGCCGGTCTCGTGGCTGAACACGTTGTGGCCGATGATGGGCTCGCCCGCGGCCACGGGCAGGCCGCTGAACTCCTCCACCTTCCGCCGGAGGGCCCAGAGCATGTCGTAGTGAAACCCGGGAATGGTGATGCCGTACAGTTCCTTCAGGATCATCACCGTGGTGTGGAGGGGGGCGTTTCCCGCCCGCTCCCCGAGGCCGTTCACGGTGCAGGTGGGTACGGTGGCCCCATGGTGGAGGGCGCGCACGGTGTTGTAGGCCCCCAGCCCGAAGTCGTTGTGGAAGTGGACGACCAGGGGCTTGTCGGGGAAGGCGGCCACCAGCCTCGGAATGTAGTAGTCCACACCCTCAGGAGCGAAGAATCCCACCGTGTCCGGGAATGAGTAGCGCGTGCCCCCCGCCCGGTAGCAGGTCCGGGCCAGCTCGATCAAGTAGTTGACGTCGGCGCGCGACCCGTCTTCGCCCCCGAATTCGATCTCCGTTACCCCTCGGTCCCGAGCGTGGGCGATGGCCGCGCAGGCCATCTTGATGTTGGCCTCGCGGTAGAAGGAGACGGGGAGGTCCAGCCACTCCTCCGGCCGCCGGCCCTCGAGCTGGAGCAGGGTCTTGCCGATCTTGTACTTCAGGTGCAGGTCGGAGCCGGAGGTGAAGATGAAAAACGTGCAGTCGGAGGGCCGGGCCCCCATCCTCTTGAGAGTGTCGAGGGTGACGTCGATGTCGCGGGCGTTGGACCGGCACATCACGATGATCTCGAGGTCGGGCCGGATCCGCCCCCTCTTCTTCCCCTCCAGGATCAGCTCCAGCGCCCGCCGCTCGGAGGGAGCGGCGGAGGGGAAGCCCATGTCGATGATGTGGATGCCCGCGTCGGAGAGCATGCCCGCCAGCTCGTACTTCTGCTCGGGAGTGAAGGCAACCCCCGGGGTCTGCTCCCCGTCCCGGAGGGTCGTGTCGTAGAGCCGGATCTCCCCCGCCCGCGGGAACGTGGTCTCGGCGGTGAAGCGCCGGGGAGACGTGATCAACTGGTCCAGGGGTTCGCGCGTTTCCACCATCGTGGCGAGAGACCTCCTAGTTTCGATGATATCAAACCTACCCATCGGTGCTCCCACCGCCCGGAGCATTCGTCCACCCCTGCCCCCTCGCGTCGGTGGGATCCCGCCCGCTAGCCCGCGGCGCCAGTAAATCAGGTGTGGTCGGAGCCGACGGTCCTCCCCGAGGGTGGCACGCCCACCCCTTCGGCCCTGGCCCCCCCACCGTCGCTCCGGGCAGGGCAAAACGCCGGTCCAGGGGCAGGAATTCCGCCCGTCCCCGCGCTCAAGCGCTGAGCTAAAGCCTTTAGAAAGAGGCTTCCTGGTTGGCATATCGCTTGCTCCTTGGGGCGCGAGAGCGGGGGCGCTCCGTGAGGCACCCAGCCACGGGGAGTAGGCGATGCACTTTCGATCTGAGGGTCACCGGCCGGGCAGGCGCCGGCGGACTTTGTGCTCCATTTCAGCGGCGATTCTCGTGGGTATGGCCGGCCCCGCGGGGGCCGGAACCATCAAAGGGCTCGTCACGGTGGAGGCGCCGTCGGCCAAGCAAGGCTCGTCCGAGCTCCACCCCCCCCTCCCCGCGGCCGTGTGGATTGACGGGCCCAGGGCCTCCGCCCTCCCCCCGGAGAGACCGGTACTCTCGCAAAGCAACGTCCAGTTTTCCTCGCCCCTGATCGTCGTCGTGGTCGGCCAGACGGTGGACATGCCCAACGAGGACGACGTGGCCCACAACGTCTACTCTTCCTCTTCGGCCAAGCCGTTCAACCTCGGCATCTACCCCAAGGGCGGGACAAGGCAGGTCACTTTCGATCAGGTGGGCACGGTCGACATCCGCTGCTCGATCCACCGCCGGATGACGGCGAGAATCGTGGTCGTCCCGAACTTCTACTATGCGCTCACCGCGATCGGGAGCCGCTACCAGATTGCGAACGTCCCCGCGGGCGCCTACCGCCTGCATGCCTGGGCGCAGGGCTTTCCGGAGCTCGAGCAGTGGATCAGCGTCCCCCAGAATGGAGACCTCATCCTCGGGCTCTCCTTGGCCAGAGCGCAATGAGCGCGGGAGGGGACGGAGCGGCTACTCCTACTCCGCACGCGTGGCGGATCGGGCGGTGGGCCCTGCTCGCCTGTGTGACCGGCGCCCAGGCACTCGTCCGCCCCGTCGGCTCCAGCGAATCCCCGCCACCGGTGCCGGTCGCAATCACCATCGACATGCTGGATGGGATGACGCGGCTTCCGGGCGACCTGGGTCCGCTTCCGCCCGTCCCGGTTTCCGCGGACAACCCTCAAGACGAAGCCAAGGTCGAATTGGGTCGGAGGCTCTTCTTCGACGCCCGCCTCTCGCGGGACCGCGCCCAGAGCTGTGCGTCCTGTCACGACCCGGAGAAGGGCTTTTCTGATGGGAGGCCGCGCGCGGTGGGATTTGAGGGGAGGCAATTGGCCCGCCGGTCTCCGAGTGTTCTGAACGCCGCGTACAACAACCACCAGTTCTGGGACGGCCGGGCCTCCAGTCTCGAACAGCAAGCCGAGGGTCCGCTGTTGGCGGCGGCGGAGATGAATATGTCCGCAGACCTTCTGGGCGCCCGCCTCGGGGCCATTCCGGAATACAACCGATCGTTTCAAGGCGTCTTTGGGGGGAGCCCGACCCTGAAGAACGCGGCGAGGGCCATCGCCGCCTTCGAGCGAACCCTCATCACCCCCAACGCCCCCTTCGATGCGTATGCCCGCGGCAAGAAGGACGCGCTCACCTTCAACGAGAAGCGTGGCCTGACCCTGTTCATCGGCAAGGCGGCTTGCGTCCAGTGCCACAACGGCCCCACCTTCACGGACAGCCGCTTCCATCGGCTCGGTGTGCAGGGAAGGACCCCGGGCCCCGAGGATGTCCCGCGATTCGCGGTCAGCGGTCACGATCAGGACCGCGGAGCCTTCAAGACGCCAACCCTACGGAATGTTTGCCTGACCGCGCCCTACATGCACGACGGGGCCTTCAAGACTCTCGAGGAGGTCGTTGACTTCTATGATCGTGGGGGCGATTCGGACCCCCAGAAATCACCCCTGATCTTCGAGCTTGGCCTCAGCCAACAGGAGAAGTCTGACCTCATCGCCTTCTTGAGAAGCCTCGCTGGACAGCGACCGGTGGGGTCGACCCCGGGGCGTAGCCGGGATGCGACCACGGCCATCGCACCTGTTCCGCCGGGGATCCGCACCCTCGGCCTCCGCTGATCTCGGTCGCGTTCCCCGAGAGAATGAACGTTCGAGCGGGGGCGGTTCTGGTAGGATACCGCTGTCTTCTTATGGAAAGGCCCCCCATAAGTGCGGTGGGAATTCTGGCGTTTGGGCTCGGAGGCCTGTTCACCCCGGGACTCCGGGCGGCCACGGACAAGCCGACCTGCAAGGTCATCGTCAACGCCGCGAATCCAGAAACAACTATTTCCACCGAGCGGCTGTCGAGCATCTTCTTGAAGAATGTGACCAAGTGGGACAACGGAACTCCCGCGCTGCCCGTGGATCAGTCGCTGACCTCTCCCGCGAGAATAGCCTTCTCGAAAGAAGTGTTCGATCAGCCCGTGGTGGCGATCCAGGCCTACTGGCAGGAAGAGATTGCCAAGGGTCGAGAAGGACCTCCACCGGTGAAGGCCTCGGATCAGGAGGTCACGGCCTTCGTCGCGGAAAACCCCGGAGCCATCGGGTACGTAGCTGCGGCCACGACTCTCCCTGGAAGCACGAAGGTCTTGAAACTCACCCATTAGTTACCCTTCACTCTATTGCAAGCAAAGACGTTACGGTCGGCCTGGATCACTCTCCCCGACGTCGAGGCTCAGAAGAAAAGATGTCTGCCCATGTCGATCTGGCCGGCCGCCGCTCGTCGCAACAGTAGAGGTGGGTTCGCGCGCGGGCGAGACCTTCCGGAAGCCCGGCTCCGAACCCCAAGCCACAAGGAGATGGGACGATGCGATTCATGATCCTGGTCAAGGCCGACAAGAACTCGGAAGCGGGAGTTCTCCCGGAGGAGAAGCTCCTCGCCGAAATGGGCAAGTACAATGAGGACCTTGCGAAAGCAGGGGTGTTGCTCGCGGCGGAGGGGCTACAGGCGAGCTCGAAGGGCGCGCGCGTGAGGTTCTCGGGAACGAAGCGGACCGTGATCGACGGGCCCTTCACGGAGGCGAAAGAGCTAATCGCCGGCTTCTGGCTGATCCAAGTGAGATCCAAGGAAGAAGCGATCGAATGGGTCAAGCGCGCCCCCAATCCCTTCCCCGGCGAGTCCGAGGTTGAGATTCGCCAAGTGTTCGAGGCGTCGGACTTCGGACCCGTGCTCACGCCCGGGCTTAGAGAGGCGGAGGAACGCGTGTCCGCCCAGATGGCGAAAAACGCGAAGCGTTAACCCTGGAGCGCCTCGGGCGCGCCGCTCTAGGCTCGCCCGAGGCGACGACACACACCAAAGTTCGTTACCTTATCCGAAGGAGAAATGGAATGGCGGCAGCGAGCGGAAAGATCGTATGGGTCGGGCGGGTGATCTCGGCTCTGCCGGTTCTCGTCCTTCTCATGAGTGCCTTCATGAAGCTCAAGGGCGGGCCCGAGTTGCGGCAAGGGCTGGCGCATCTGGGTTTGCCGGAGTCGATGATCGTGCCCCTCGCCATTCTGGAAATCTCGTGCACCCTTATCTACGTGATTCCCGCGACGTCGGTCTTGGGTGCCATTCTCCTGGCCGGCTACATGGGGGGCGCGATCTGCACCCATTGGCGGGTGGGCGATCCGTTCTTCGCCCAAATCATGGTGGGACTCTTCGTTTGGCTCGGCCTCTACCTCCGCGAGCCTCGTCTGAAGGCTCTCATCCCGCTGCGGACGCGCTGATTCGGGCGGTCAGGGAGGGGTAGCGCGATCGCTCGGGATGGCTCCGCGAATCCCCGGGGCGTCACCGCGCCTGACTCCGCCTTGCGGTGACGGTTTCAAAATGATGTGATCGGTGGCGGTGACGGCCACCGACGCCCATCGCGCGATCGATGCAGTCTGGAGGATCGAGTCCGCCCGGCTCATTGCCGGCTTGGCGAGGATCGTGCGCGACATCGGCCTCGCCGAGGAGCTCGCCCAAGACGCCCTCGTCGTCGCGCTCGAGCGGTGGCCGGAGTCGGGCGTCCCGGACAACCCGGGGGCCTGGCTCATGGCCACCGCCAAGAATCGCGCCCTTGACCAGCTTCGTCGAAACAAGCGGCTCGCGCGCAAGCACGAGGAGCTGGCTCGGGAGTTCGACTCCCGGCAGGAGCTGGCCGTCGCCGACTTCGAGGTCGCCGTCGACGACGACATGGGCGACGACCTCCTGCGCCTCATGTTTACGGCTTGTCATCCGGTCCTTTCGACGGAGGTGCGCGTCGCCCTCACTCTGCGCCTGCTCGGCGGCCTGACCACCGCGGAGATCGCCCGCGCATTCCTGCTGCCGGAGCCGACCGTCGCCCAGCGCATCGTCCGCGCCAAGCGGACCCTGGCCGCGGCCCGCGTCCCCTTCGAGATCCCCCGGGGGGCAGATCGCGCCGCCCGGCTGTCCTCGGTGCTCGAAGTCATTTACCTCGTCTTCAACGAAGGCTATGCGGCGACCGCCGGCGACGACTGGATGCGACCCGCCCTCTGCGAGGACGCCCTCCGTCTCGGGCGCATCCTGGCCCAGCTCGCTCCCCAGGAGCCGGAGGTCCAAGGCCTCGTCGCCCTGATGGAGATCCAGGCGTCGCGCTCAGCCGCTCGCGTCGGCCCGTCGGGGGAGCCCGTTCTGTTGCTCGATCAAGACCGCGCACGCTGGGATCACGTCCTGATCGGCCGCGGTCTCGCCGCCCTCGAGCGCGCGGAGGCGCTCCGC from Vicinamibacteria bacterium encodes:
- a CDS encoding YciI family protein, giving the protein MRFMILVKADKNSEAGVLPEEKLLAEMGKYNEDLAKAGVLLAAEGLQASSKGARVRFSGTKRTVIDGPFTEAKELIAGFWLIQVRSKEEAIEWVKRAPNPFPGESEVEIRQVFEASDFGPVLTPGLREAEERVSAQMAKNAKR
- a CDS encoding sensor domain-containing diguanylate cyclase; amino-acid sequence: MDIRVRWRAGQVALALAGIMTAAALLRPLGPHASPRLRLAVSLGLGLGVAGTALLASLRGHGKSEPLAFYAFLTLCTDALGQLLAPLGWPVWPLLVLLVGAVAVAETLPVALGVAALATLLTAADAATTHFAVWRPAAAAGLGYAALVLALNRALLGEKRRLSATQAELARLKHGIDQLDDLEPGAAAVRPHTAAHALRQVSEEGRRARQMDRAVELDEALARVVRVAHEALGAHAVLYFDVDREREVAYLRAAQGPPSLVTDSALPLSTDPFSFILERGQAFYATDFKRLLWALPYYRGEVRIGSLLAVPVRMAEVVAGVLIADRLEVQCFTGGEPGLLESFAGMAAEAIVRTRASLRREELDAEFKAVYPISQKLATISNESEVRELLLRSARHLVALEGAAVVMSDELQTRYVVEECFGWATEFAQREVGLSERTWAAWVLRSAEDPYLLDDLADHGERMPILVLDEGAVRAASLLAVPLKARNRTLGALILTGARGSFDATSHRVLGILANQAAATLSLIRDREQQKELAVRDGLTNLYNRRAFNELLVQALAREERQGGRLALILLDLDHFKKLNDTYGHPAGDAALRGTARVLVQHLRKGDQAARYGGEEFVVILPGTDEAGALHLAERARDAIQQHRLVFEGARISLTASFGAAVWPTDGQNAEALISAADRALYAAKQAGRNRVIAASSITPAAPAI
- a CDS encoding substrate-binding domain-containing protein, which codes for MERPPISAVGILAFGLGGLFTPGLRAATDKPTCKVIVNAANPETTISTERLSSIFLKNVTKWDNGTPALPVDQSLTSPARIAFSKEVFDQPVVAIQAYWQEEIAKGREGPPPVKASDQEVTAFVAENPGAIGYVAAATTLPGSTKVLKLTH
- a CDS encoding M1 family aminopeptidase codes for the protein MRARWPRTAALLVLALVPRRSTPAPPPPDPKALLDRLEAAWAARDVAGYLSLWDPARGEELAQEKEQATIHFNAEQSLLQLQRPPVTEGAESLHADAQVFTVTEPRARVEQWRLQLEKREAGWVFTGREDQGQVEGLVHLSLDPTGYRSDGLTLHLEDFELKMIRGTLFMSPPLLGPTVLVFVGEGEVRVSPRPPAEQEQLRHFCGQRELKEKVRAAFVRLHPAGLHRILDAPQLELDPGAKERWDEAQRFYRDQVQRAFVLDTTLPRSPWWLLPSLGDVVVTFATRKHGTLTLTNSSGDPEDISLFDRARHLQICTYPSGGRSTRYSEDDNQAVDILHHDLRVRFDPERYGISAEDTVRLRVLVPTSNLRLRLDDAFQVASVTSREGGNHLFFRVRDQGSLVVSLGPLSGVLGEVALTVRYAGIHNPAPIDQELLQTGKPTADTEEQNVRIETAVVYTNRTAWYPRNNNDNYARARLRFDVPVGFSVVTGGERVSARVEGARTRLEYRQEQPGKYITAAVGRFDDVGMRQDGDLVVRGFGLPRTRGIARELLPLAQDILRFFAEEFGPCPYSFLNLAVLEGQTPGGHSPPGMVLMQDRPSFLLKHGLRDDPANFSDVPGFFLAHELAHQWWGQGVAGQNYRERWLSEGAAQYAAALWVRRSRGEEAFRALLARIGRWALHHSAQGPINLGHRLGHLQGDPQIYRAVVYDKGAYVLHMLRAIVGDEVFSRAMRQFQAQHRYAKAGTDDLREALETASGKNLEPYFREWVYGTALPVLQVSHRTEKTARGFRTTIEVRPRNLPGPVPLQIGVTHEGGRESLTVTLSPEGGSWTVESASAPRRVEVNSDLTLLVQLERG
- a CDS encoding 4'-phosphopantetheinyl transferase superfamily protein, which encodes MDLVETARVARSLQRWGDRLVRKLMTPEEAARLPAGPDRARALALAIAGKEAASKAIGTGWSRGVRWRDVVVNLGPPPSVDLQGRAADVARSLGGSGRTRTSLEVRGPLAVGQVQLLS
- a CDS encoding cytochrome c peroxidase; the encoded protein is MPVAITIDMLDGMTRLPGDLGPLPPVPVSADNPQDEAKVELGRRLFFDARLSRDRAQSCASCHDPEKGFSDGRPRAVGFEGRQLARRSPSVLNAAYNNHQFWDGRASSLEQQAEGPLLAAAEMNMSADLLGARLGAIPEYNRSFQGVFGGSPTLKNAARAIAAFERTLITPNAPFDAYARGKKDALTFNEKRGLTLFIGKAACVQCHNGPTFTDSRFHRLGVQGRTPGPEDVPRFAVSGHDQDRGAFKTPTLRNVCLTAPYMHDGAFKTLEEVVDFYDRGGDSDPQKSPLIFELGLSQQEKSDLIAFLRSLAGQRPVGSTPGRSRDATTAIAPVPPGIRTLGLR
- a CDS encoding RNA polymerase sigma factor; this translates as MTATDAHRAIDAVWRIESARLIAGLARIVRDIGLAEELAQDALVVALERWPESGVPDNPGAWLMATAKNRALDQLRRNKRLARKHEELAREFDSRQELAVADFEVAVDDDMGDDLLRLMFTACHPVLSTEVRVALTLRLLGGLTTAEIARAFLLPEPTVAQRIVRAKRTLAAARVPFEIPRGADRAARLSSVLEVIYLVFNEGYAATAGDDWMRPALCEDALRLGRILAQLAPQEPEVQGLVALMEIQASRSAARVGPSGEPVLLLDQDRARWDHVLIGRGLAALERAEALRGAPGPYTLQAAIAACHARARTPAETDWARIVALYDSLAALKPSPVVELNRAVAVAMSLGPAAGLARVDALTSEPSLENYHLLPSVRGDLLAKLGRFDEARAEFERAASLTRNARERTLLLERAAACAPGSPRLA
- a CDS encoding DoxX family protein, giving the protein MAAASGKIVWVGRVISALPVLVLLMSAFMKLKGGPELRQGLAHLGLPESMIVPLAILEISCTLIYVIPATSVLGAILLAGYMGGAICTHWRVGDPFFAQIMVGLFVWLGLYLREPRLKALIPLRTR
- a CDS encoding MFS transporter, whose amino-acid sequence is MTGPPPNPAWRRNLYVMTATVFVVYTAFAFVLPFLPLFVRELGVPDRERAALWAGVLIGIAPLLAGLLAPLWGRLADRYGQKQMALRALLSYVVLLALSAAVGNVWELFLCRVGIGLFGGIGPLGLAMATALAPREQTGRAVGLVQAAQILSAAFGPFAGGFLADTIGVRRTFLVTAMLCAVAVGLVALYYRNPPLPAPSGVDPVAGPAFFSLLKLPGVPALIFVLFLVSFVGRSFTPILPLHLERLGVPAARLASSTGALIAVYSLAAALSATLLGRATRRLSPRQLLLASLAGGALAVAPMVMVPSFRGFLVLAVLLGLASGGALTLCYTMGGLMVPGEAKATAFGFFSGAALFGGAVSPSVAGLLAHWNLLGIYWIDSALFAALALGLLGGLGRVGAPPISPAPRA